The sequence TCTGCTTCTCTTTGtgccttttttgctttctgccagcAGGACAAGCTGCTTAACCCACTAGACCTGCCCATCACTGTAAGTAACTCAAGCCTGGGGGCTGGTCATGCGGAACTGTAGCCATGTTAGCTTTTCTCCAGTTACACTCCTTGTATCTCGGAGGTGATGCATACAGGCTTCAGACAGTGGATGAGCCTAGGGAGAAGGGTGGGAGAGCTCCTGGGGATGTACTCAGATTGTGAAGGGGAGAGGAATCAGTAGCAGGAGAAATCTTGAACGACTTACTGTGCATGCAAGATAATAAAGCTGATCATAAAAGGAAACTGATACCACAAGACTGACCATGTGAACCAATCTTAAAACTGGAAGCAGTTCTTTAGCAGTCTGGGTCTCCTTAAACTTACTACAGCCTGAGTTTATACCCCAAATCTCGCTTGTGTTAATGACAGTTTCATCTGCAGCTGCATCCTTCTAAAGGTAGAGCTGTTTGTCTGTGAAGAGCAGTCACAAAACTTACTGCTGACTAGGGGCTAGATCACACATTCTGCCTAATCTGTGACTTCTCCCTTATGGGAATTGTACTATAAGAATGTTTTTTGCCCTGTGCTGTCTCCAGGGGAATCACTACTCTTGATAACAGGTTGATTTGGAACCTTTGGTATTTTGAGATTCTGGTacatttttttagatttttctggGTGGCACAGAGAATGCTCCACTTTTGCCAAGGATGCAGTGCCTTCAGAGGGGAAACTGGTCTCAATAAATGTTAcataatttctaaaattaatgGATATGCTTAACAcatgaaaataaggaagaacaTACTCCTCTGTTGGTAATTTGGCAAAGATACTAAACTTCATAGCAAAGAAAATTCCAAGGGATCTTTCACTACTTTTCCCCCCCCCTGCCCTTGAACACAATCCACATGACCAtaaagggccatgaagatgattaagggactagAATATGTTTCATATGAATAGAGGCTGAGAGATTTGCCtcgagaagagaaggctcatgGGAgtcttatcaatgtgtataaatatctgaTGGAAGGGAATAAAGAAGAGGGAGCctgactcttctcagtagtgcctGCTGActggacaagaggcaatgggcacagcTTAAAACCCAGGAAATTCCACCtgaacacacagacacaaacaaaaaaaatatgaggatgatcaaacactggaacaggttacccagagagattgtggaggCTCCCTCAGTGGAGATACtaaaaacctgactggacacgatcctgtgcaacctgctgtGTCTGATGTTTCTTGAACCAGGGGAGTTGGACTGGATGAATTCTCTTCCAAcataaatgattctgtgattctatgacccCATCAAGCAGCGAAGTGGGCATTATTGGACTTTCGGCAGAACCCAGATCCCTTAGCAGTGGTTAGGCTATGTGCATGCTCGTGCTTCTTACTATGCTATTTAGAATTGTTCAATTGTCTTTGTCCTTCCCACTGTTATCTGCTTCAGTCACCTGTTACTTCATCCCATGTACAAACTAATTCCTTCAGAGTAAGGATTCTTTGTGTTGCATGCATGAACAAATCCTAACAGCAGGCCTTGTTCTATTCTCAGTACTACATCTCACAAATCATAGTGAAAAATAATGACTCAGGGGCAGTGTGTTATCTCTGAAACCACTTTCTAGTTCATCTAGATACTTCTCAGATATCTTCCACTCAAGCACTGACTCATTTTGGTTGTAAGATGAGTGCTGCTGAACTTGCAGCCATTACAGCTTGGCTATCAGCCAGTATATCACTTTCTTGTTTCAGGATATTTCTGTCTGGAGCAAAAGTGATAACAGGGACTTGGAATGAGGTTAATATACACATTTTATCAGACTCCTTATAAAGCCTGTGAAGAGCAGGGCTTATATGAGCAGTTGGAACAGTCTTGGATTGCTCAGAATGTGCAGTTGATTGAGTGCAATTGTCTAAGACTGCACATTTGCTTCCAGTTCTCAATCTGCACTGCATAGGAATGTGAAGAGATCTGACTGGCAGTTCTTTTGGACTTCTTCCACATGATGTATTGCCCAACAGATTTTTCTTACCCAAAGATTTTGCTTATAACAGCAAACTTCTGATAATATTCCATCTTGACATTAGCACTTCTGCCACTCTCCTAGCAGGTGTAATGAGATCgctggtattttaaaaagcacatctTTACAATTTACAAGGAAGGCACAGGTTAGATTTTTGCAGGTGCATGTGTAATTGGTCCTGGAACTGAAGGGTTACAGCAGATACTTGCAGCTGCTGTGACTATTTGTCATCATGACTTGGTAGTTGGGAAACCCTCCTCATCTGAGGAAGGAAGCCATGCAGTAAAGAGGGAAACTGGAAGCTTTCCTTTAAGCATGAAAGttatttaccttttatttttgtaaactgAAGTGCTTCTGCAAATTGTCCTTAAACTGACTTCTAAACATCTCTTTAGGAactgaaacaaaggaaatttaaattttagagGGAGAGTTTTTGAGAGGGAGGAGACCTGAAAACTACATCCTCTAGCCTGTATTATCTTGGGTGTGTACCTAGGTATAGAACGTTGTGAAATGCCAATTGAAGGAACCTCTTGTAGATGACAGATTGTTCTGGGCAACCTGCAATATGCTCCCGACTGACATATCTCCTGATATTGAAGTATCATTACGTGTCCAATGTTAAGCtaagttttcttctgttctttgacTATGCTAGTGCCTTTCTCCACATTGACGATGTTTTGTAGGGGAGCCATCCATGAATTGTGCCACGGTAAAGATGATCCTTGCATCCCAACTTGATGCTTGCTTTGTGGTGAGATGCCATTCTAAATTGGCAGTCGATAGTAAAAGCACTTTGTTGTGTGCCAGCGCTATCTCCAATTCATAggcttccttctttctctcctttctgcacaatgtgggctttttctttatatttcacTCATGTTATTTCATCTCTAAATTCCACAACAGGAAATGGCTAATGCATTTGCCCAGAAGCACCTGAGGTCTATAATCCTGAATGTAAGTATGTCTGGAATGACAGAGTGCTTCCTAATGTTCTCTCAGTAGAGGTTTCACTTGTGCAGAGTGTAaattctgctgccttcaggGCACTTCCAGAAAAGTGGCTCTTTCAAAGGTGAAATTGGAGCCCCTTGTTCAAAAGGGAGTTATCAGGATGCTTCCTTTGGCTGTTACAGAGCATTATCATTATGCTTCTGATGGAATATGGAGGTTAAACAGCTGAATCTTCATATACAGAGATATACATGCAGCCTGGCATATGCCTACAGCTAATACCTCCgtttttatttgtattctcTTCATTTCTACCCTATCCTTTATTTTGCAGCATGTGATCAGGGGAAACCGCCCgattaaaacagaaatggcaCATCAGCTGTACGTGCTACAGGTGCTGACCTTTAATCTCCTGGAAGAGCGAATGATGACCAAGATGGATCCCAATGATCAGGTCACTATTAGAGCTGAGCAAGATCTGATAGAATAGGATGTACAAGGGGCCTTATTCCTGAGCTCCTTAGCTCCATAGAATTTGCAGTAGATGGTGcataaaatttcaaaaccaCCCCTCACACTGTAGTCCTTGAGATTAGGGTATGCTCATGACTATCCTGGTGTATGCTGTGGGACTTCTAGAGATGTAAGTGGTCACTGGAAGCCGTATATTCCTTTCTTGACCAGTGTGATGCCCGCTCTCAAACTGATTGCTCCACCTCTATGGACGGCACATCATTTTATCCATTTTCTTGCAGTATACAAGGAAGCTGGGCATTTTTAAGGTATCTGTTACTCAGTTCTTAGATGTATTGTAGTCTTGGATGAGAAATGCCTTAGCATTATCTCAATGCCTAGAAATTGCCTTTTACTAAACTTGGGGCAGTTAAATGAAAatgcacacaaatattttgcattaccCAATATACTGAAACTTGCCATTTTGAAATGGATTGCCTCTTCTTAGGTAGTGTTAATGACATTTGGCATCTCTATTCACTGTGTGAGCTCTGGAGAGAGGTGGGACTGTGCATTATGTGAAAATACTTCCCTAGTGATTGATCACATGTTACCATTTCCCTGCTTTCTGTCCTTCAGGCACAGAGAGACATCATATTTGAGTTGAGAAGAATTGCATTCGATGCAGAGTCTGACAGCAACACCATCCCTGGCAGTGGAACAGAAAAACGCAAAGCCATGTACACCAAGGACTACAAGATGCTGGGATTCACTGTACGCATCTAGAGAGGGTGCTGACTGCAGAGCATGTAAAGGCAATCTAAGTGATCTCCATCAGAGTTGAGGGGAAATAAGGAACAGAAACAGCTGTTTGCTTTACCATACTTCTGAATCTGAGTTTTAGAAATTCAGCTACACTCAGACTCCCAGAGAAGATCATTATGAACTTGCTGATGGGTTAAATGCCAGGGCTCATTAGGCACATTCTCTGGAGATACTTACCATACGCACCCGTTCTATGAAGAACTTGGAATCAGCCTTTCATCTAGAAAGTTGGGATAGTGTTGTCAGCAGGCGTCCAAGGTTACCTCTTGGATAGATGTGAGGGAGTGCTTGATGGACAGGTGTTTGTAAAATTCATTCAGAAAAGGTTCTCACACCATTTCTTTGAGCTAATTTGTTTGGGTTCTTTCTACACactcttttcacagaatcacatcaATCCAGCCATGGATTTTACTCAGACTCCTCCAGGGATGCTGGCATTAGACAACATGCTCTACTTGGCCAAGTTTCATCAGGACACCTATATCAGGGTAAGTGAAGCTGCTGGTTTTTTGCAGATACCAACACCTCAGCAGCTCTTAGTGTGTGTTGCATCCTCTTCTTGTAGATTGTTCTGGAGAACAGCAGTCGAGAAGATAAGCATGAGTGTCCTTTTGGGCGCAGTGCCATTGAGCTTACCAGGATGCTTTGTGAGATTCTGCAAGTTGGGGAACTCCGTAAGTATCGTTTATTACCCCAGCTTTCCAGGTTGCTGGGCTGATGCTTCTGGAAGTAGCTTACAGGCTGACCGATATTCACAAGCATTTGGACCTCCATCTCACTTCTGCGATGTAAGGACAAGGGGAGCTTGGAGTTGCAGTGTCAGTGTCCCAGTGACAATACCAGTATCAAAGTAAAGTAAGAAATTTTGTTGTGTGCGCTCTGGTTCTCCCGAAAAACTGACACAAGCAGAAGGCTTCAACTTCCTGACGTTTCAGCAGGCtgctgtataaaaaaaaaaaacctctagaAATCATCATGAACTCGAGAAAAGTTTAACAGCTCTGACAGTCTCAAGCCAACATTCTGGGACAGTTAACCAGTGTAGTACATTCTACCAGAGGAAAGTGGGAAACAACTGCAAGCAGTCATTCGGGGGAACTAGTGTGAAAAGGGCACATGAGTCACAGAGGCTTGCACGGTGAAGAGTGGGGATAGTTGCCATTCCCAGTAGAGCCTGTCTACGTGGAGATGAAGCATTGAACTGTCTTAATCTCTTTGAGTTAGTACTATTGTACACCATGAGGTTTCTGTCACCGTAGTGGATTTTAGTTACTCTTAGTAGCTCTTGTGCAATATGCTCACGTGGTTGtggtttctgtttcttcctgaaGCCAATGAAGGCCGGAATGACTATCACCCCATGTTTTTCACCCATGACCGTGCATTTGAGGAGCTATTTGCCATCTGCATCCAGCTGTTgaacaagacctggaaagaaaTGAGGGCGACAGCAGAAGATTTTAATAAGGTCAGAGTGGAGAAGAGGTATTTTTGTAGAATCTTTTGCAGAACAGCACGTGTTCACCCAGCCTGTACACTTGGTTGAAGAGTAGGGCGCAGAAGGTATGACAGGGCATTGACGTGGGCTGTAAGGGAGGATGGTTCAACTTTTATTTGGTAAGACCTGAGGTCATTTGTTGTTCTTCTGCATCTTCAAAGTCACTAGTATGTTGACACTCCTGGCCCCGGTTATTCCATGTCAGTTCTTTGCTGTCACTGAGCTGTGCCCTGGTTCTCTGCTGCCATTAAACAGCAAGAATGTGACTTGCTTTTCCCCCTGCCCAACCTCTTTAGGTTATGCAGGTTGTGAGGGAACAGATCACACGGGCTCTCCCCTCTAAACCAAACTCCTTGGACCAGTTCAAGAGCAAACTGCGCAGCCTGAGCTATTCTGAGATTCTGCGACTACGACAGTCTGAGAGAATGAGCCAAGATGACTTCCAGTCACCACCTATTGTGTAAGTGCCTAACAAAACCAGTTGCCTTCTGTGCTTGCCGTTATCTCCGTTTTCTGCTTATTCTTCCATATCTGATTGCCAGGGAGCTGAGAGAGAAAATCCAACCTGAGATCTTGGAGCTGATAAAGCAACAGCGCCTGAACAGGCTTTGTGAGGGAAGTAGCTTTCGAAAAATTGGAAATCGCAGAAGACAAGGTAAGGTGACAGTGTCTActccattttttcctgtgaagaacTGTCGGCAAATAAGATCTAATGGGTTAATCTGTCAGCAGGCGTGTTGCCAGAAAGGAAAGCTGGTTACCTGGGCTGTCTATACCAGCCCATAGTTTGGGATGGAACAGATGCGCATCTCTAAGAATACAGACATCCCCTCATAAACAGGGAGCAGTGCTGAGGAACTGGGGGAGTAGAGGGATTGGGTGGGGAGACTATATAGTGGCTGTAAGACCTTATGTGAATGATCTTGCTCAGCTTACTCTGCTTGACATGTGTTACAGAAAGATTTTGGTATTGTCGTCTGGCTCTGAATCACAAGGTGCTGCACTATGGAGATCTGGAAGATAATGCCCAGGGGGAAGTGACCTTTGAATCtctacaggaaaaaagtaaGTCCCGATGACTGCTCTGAGCACACTGTGCAATGTTCTGTGCTCTGCTGTCTAGAGGCTGTTATGAGTACCATCCTAGAGATGACAGAAGAAGAGCTGTGGCTGAAGCCCTGACTGAAATGAGATCAACTTTTGGTCCTTGCCCAAATCCTTTGAGCCTTGGAATTGCTTGGTATTTAACAGCCAACTGTAGGGATGTGTTACTGATAATGTGTTTTGGAAAACTGCAGTAATGAGCTAGAAAAACAAGAGCAATGCTCAGTTGCGAAGACGAAACAAAGTTCTGTCTTTTCCTGGTTAGGATTTCTTGTTTGTgagttttacattttcattgtcAGTTCCAGTTGCTGACATCAAAGCCATTGTCACAGGGAAGGATTGTCCACACATGAAGGAGAAAAGTGCACTGAAACAGAACAAGGTAGGTGCTCCCTTTTTGCCTGTAATTAATATCCAATTTGGTAGAGTTGAAGACTGTAAAAGCAAGCAGTGGGAGCAAATGCTCTTCCACACTGCAGGTGTGTTGTTTACAAAACCATCTTGTATCTGGGCCTTTTCCTAGTAATTGTTTGTGATTGCTAGGTGCTGTGAGCATAGTCTGGTTGTGCTATAGGCTATTCAGAGTTGCTCAGAATACTGATATGGGAGAGTGCACTGAGCTGCAGCAAGGCAGCTTCTCTTGTTGGGTTAGCAGGCAGAAGGTGCTGTGATGTCTTCTTCAGTCGATAAGTGAAAGATTCTTTTCCATTCAGGAAGTGTTAGAATTGGCCTTCTCGATATTATACGATCCTGATGAGACCTTGAACTTCATTGCACCTAATAAATATGAGGTAAGAAACTTAGCAATTAAGCAGTAGAATATAAAGCAATTAACTTCAGAGATTAAGAAGGATCAGTTACTTCTCACTAAAGGCTTGAGCAGGATGTCTCCTACCAGGCTCATTCTTAGAAAATGTTGCCGAGATGCTTAGTGtgagtcttttttctttccccagttatctttctcctttaaaaaaaaattcctacaCTAATTTCCCTTAGTCTGGACTGCtactttctttcctcctttgcaGTCAGTTGTTCCCTTTTCCCTGTTCTATAAGACTGATGCCTAAaatagctttgctttctctgttgttgtgccaccAGAGAAGCTCTTGGTCCTCTTCTAGAGCTATGGGGTCGTGCTTGCCTCTAGGCATCTAACTTCCCTTGGAAATCTCTGTGGGCACTGTTTTgggattggggttttttttacccatAGGTTAACTCCCTCCCCTGTTTCCCGTTTTGGAGCTGTATAGGAGTATCTAATTGTTGCATGGAGGGAGAGATTTGACATAACCTGTCGTTTATGCCTGGAGTTGTgaattatccttttttttttccccagtactGTATCTGGATTGATGGGCTTAATGCTCTCCTGGGGAAGGACATGTCCAGTGAGCTGACTAAGAGTGACCTGGACACGCTGCTGAGCATGGAAATGAAGCTGAGACTCCTGGACTTGGAGAACATCCAGATCCCCGAGGCGCCGCCGCCCATCCCCAAGGAGCCGAGCAGCTACGACTTCGTGTACCACTACGGCTGAGGCCCCGGGCCGCGCAGGCAGCCTCGGGcccgcggcgggaggcggcaCCGCCCTCACCTGCACGgagcccgccccgcgcccggtGCCGCCCTtcgcggcggggccgcgggcctgaggcgggggcggggcgggggcggggccgcggggctggTGCAGCcgctgcggcggggcggggccgggggcggggccgcgccgccctCGCGCCGCCGCGCGCCTGTCGCAGGAGTCACAATAATAACCAGTCGCGCGCCTCCGCCTCCGCCTCCTTCCGCtcaggccccgccccgcgctgccGCGTCACCCGCGcgggccccgcccgcccccggcaTCGTGTCTCTGCTTCCCGCTCCGCCTCGCGCCGACGTCACCGCCGCCCCCGCTTCCCCTCCCGGCGCGGCCCCGTcaccgccgcccccggcccctcaGCCCCGCTCCTCGTCCCTCCCCGGGCGCGGCCCCCTCAGGGGCGCACCCCGCACGCCCCCGTCGCGgcgccggcggcgggcagccatggcgggggcgggcggcgcggcgtgggggcgggcggcgctggCGGCGCCGCTGGTGCTGCTCTACTACGGCTTCTCCATCGGCATCACCTTCTACAACAAGTGGCTCATGAAggtgcggggcggcggggcggcgcggggcggcggcgggcggggccggcAGTGACGGCGGCTGTCGGTCCCGCAGAGCTTCCCCTTCCCGCTGCTGGTGACCCTGCTGCACCTCCTGCTCATCTTCGGCCTCGCGGCGCTCGCCCGCGCCCTGGCGCGCTGCCGCTCCGGGCGGCCGCGGGCGGCGCTCTCCTGGGCCGACTGCCTGCGCCGGGCGGCGCCCGCAGGtacggcggggcgggggcgctgCCGGCCGCGGGGAGGAGAGGGCGCGGCCGGGCGCGGCGGAGGGGCCGCTGGGCGGGTGCTCGAGGGCGTCCCCGCCGCTTTGGCCGCCGTGGCGCCCCGCGGAGCCTCTTCCGGGCCGCGTGTGACGGCGGCTCTCGGGCCGGGGCCCCGGCGGGGTCTGCCGGCTCCCCGGGGGTGGGCGCGAAGCGGGGGGAGCAGCGCGCACCGCACCCGCGGGTGCCCAGCACTGCGCGCGTCCCGCGCGTTTCCTGGCGCGGTGCTGGGCGGGTGTGGGCGTTACTCGGCGGTAGCTGCGGGCGTGCTGTCCTGGCCGGCCGGAGCAAGCGCTGGTTGGGCTGTGGAGGGGCCGCGCTGGACGCGTTCTTCTGAAGGAGCCGCTGGCACGTGAGAACGTACGAGGAGAACCTTGCCCAGGACCTCCATCAGCTACATCTGCgagttattttttctctcta comes from Nyctibius grandis isolate bNycGra1 chromosome 19, bNycGra1.pri, whole genome shotgun sequence and encodes:
- the ELMO2 gene encoding engulfment and cell motility protein 2 isoform X1, which encodes MPPPSDIVKVAVEWPGANAQLLEIDQKRPLASIIKEVCDGWSLPNPEYYTLRYADGPQLYITEQTRCDIKNGTILQLAVSPSRAARQLMERIQSHSMEARLDAMKELAKLSADVTFATEFINMEGITVLTRLVESGTKLLSHYSEMLAFTLTAFLELMDHGIVSWDMVSITFIKQIAGYVSQPMVDVSILQRSLAILESMVLNSQTLYQKIAEEITVGQLISHLQVSNQEIQTYAIALINALFLKAPEDKRQEMANAFAQKHLRSIILNHVIRGNRPIKTEMAHQLYVLQVLTFNLLEERMMTKMDPNDQAQRDIIFELRRIAFDAESDSNTIPGSGTEKRKAMYTKDYKMLGFTNHINPAMDFTQTPPGMLALDNMLYLAKFHQDTYIRIVLENSSREDKHECPFGRSAIELTRMLCEILQVGELPNEGRNDYHPMFFTHDRAFEELFAICIQLLNKTWKEMRATAEDFNKVMQVVREQITRALPSKPNSLDQFKSKLRSLSYSEILRLRQSERMSQDDFQSPPIVELREKIQPEILELIKQQRLNRLCEGSSFRKIGNRRRQERFWYCRLALNHKVLHYGDLEDNAQGEVTFESLQEKIPVADIKAIVTGKDCPHMKEKSALKQNKEVLELAFSILYDPDETLNFIAPNKYEYCIWIDGLNALLGKDMSSELTKSDLDTLLSMEMKLRLLDLENIQIPEAPPPIPKEPSSYDFVYHYG
- the ELMO2 gene encoding engulfment and cell motility protein 2 isoform X2, whose translation is MPPPSDIVKVAVEWPGANAQLLEIDQKRPLASIIKEVCDGWSLPNPEYYTLRYADGPQLYITEQSRAARQLMERIQSHSMEARLDAMKELAKLSADVTFATEFINMEGITVLTRLVESGTKLLSHYSEMLAFTLTAFLELMDHGIVSWDMVSITFIKQIAGYVSQPMVDVSILQRSLAILESMVLNSQTLYQKIAEEITVGQLISHLQVSNQEIQTYAIALINALFLKAPEDKRQEMANAFAQKHLRSIILNHVIRGNRPIKTEMAHQLYVLQVLTFNLLEERMMTKMDPNDQAQRDIIFELRRIAFDAESDSNTIPGSGTEKRKAMYTKDYKMLGFTNHINPAMDFTQTPPGMLALDNMLYLAKFHQDTYIRIVLENSSREDKHECPFGRSAIELTRMLCEILQVGELPNEGRNDYHPMFFTHDRAFEELFAICIQLLNKTWKEMRATAEDFNKVMQVVREQITRALPSKPNSLDQFKSKLRSLSYSEILRLRQSERMSQDDFQSPPIVELREKIQPEILELIKQQRLNRLCEGSSFRKIGNRRRQERFWYCRLALNHKVLHYGDLEDNAQGEVTFESLQEKIPVADIKAIVTGKDCPHMKEKSALKQNKEVLELAFSILYDPDETLNFIAPNKYEYCIWIDGLNALLGKDMSSELTKSDLDTLLSMEMKLRLLDLENIQIPEAPPPIPKEPSSYDFVYHYG